The Lacipirellula parvula genome window below encodes:
- a CDS encoding glutaredoxin family protein has translation MNVVIYTRNGCHLCEDAEALVRAHGLTPRMVDVDADAALCEQFNTCVPVVEIDGKIRFRGRVEPVLLRRLLQASGR, from the coding sequence GTGATCTATACTCGTAATGGATGTCACCTGTGCGAAGACGCCGAAGCGCTCGTCAGAGCGCACGGATTAACGCCGCGAATGGTCGACGTCGACGCTGACGCAGCACTGTGCGAGCAGTTCAACACCTGCGTCCCCGTCGTCGAGATCGACGGCAAGATTCGCTTCCGCGGCCGCGTTGAACCGGTGCTACTACGGCGATTGCTGCAAGCGAGCGGCCGCTAG